Proteins from a single region of Ziziphus jujuba cultivar Dongzao chromosome 1, ASM3175591v1:
- the LOC107403820 gene encoding uncharacterized protein LOC107403820 isoform X3, protein MEPNPVEETAKKEEFYLGYEQWMPSPPKVQKPRSVFNAASLAYIGDSIYELYARRHFLFPPLSIEEYNDRVMAVVRCEAQDALLQKLLHDDYLSEQERNVLRWGKNINSAKTRTKKRAGAAVYNRASSLETLIGYLYLTNLKRLEEIMQKLGFSTDSSIQLTLDEVNAIQQSGLPHIGGQRQ, encoded by the exons ATGGAACCTAATCCTGTAGAAGAAACAGCAAAAAAGGAAGAGTTTTATTTGGGCTACGAGCAATGGATGCCTAGTCCACCAAAAGTTCAGAAGCCCAGATCTGTATTCAATGCAGCTTCATTAGCATATATTGGCGATTCCATCTACgag CTATATGCGCGAAGACACTTTTTGTTTCCTCCTCTGAGTATTGAAGAATATAATGATCGGGTGATGGCAGTTGTACGTTGTGAAGCACAA GATGCATTGCTCCAAAAACTTTTGCATGACGATTACTTATCGGAACAAGAAAG AAATGTTCTCCGATGGGGAAAGAATATCAATTCAGCTAAAACACGAACCAAAAAGCGTGCTGGTGCAGCAGTGTACAATAGAGCATCTTCACTGGAAACATTG ATTGGTTACCTCTACCTGACAAACTTGAAACGTTTGGAAGAAATCATGCAAAAGTTGGGATTCTCTACCGATTCTTCAATACAGTTGACATTGGATGAAGTAAACG CAATCCAGCAATCTGGTTTACCACATATTGGCGGGCAAAGACAATAG
- the LOC107403820 gene encoding uncharacterized protein LOC107403820 isoform X1, with product MNMNAVSVVPSSSSPALSAGVRVRSSWDTQQMLPYNPNAPRKLKKNKPTSQPPPTVTLSTSTTRTILTIADLLKRPTPAPEETAKKEEFYLGYEQWMPSPPKVQKPRSVFNAASLAYIGDSIYELYARRHFLFPPLSIEEYNDRVMAVVRCEAQDALLQKLLHDDYLSEQERNVLRWGKNINSAKTRTKKRAGAAVYNRASSLETLIGYLYLTNLKRLEEIMQKLGFSTDSSIQLTLDEVNAIQQSGLPHIGGQRQ from the exons ATGAATATGAACGCGGTATCAGTAGTTCCTTCTTCTTCATCACCGGCACTGAGCGCCGGAGTGAGAGTGAGATCTTCATGGGACACTCAACAGATGCTTCCTTACAATCCCAATGCCCCAAGGAAGCTGAAGAAGAACAAACCCACCTCACAACCCCCACCAACTGTTACCTTATCGACCTCAACCACCCGTACCATCCTCACCATCGCCGACCTCCTTAAACGACCAACTCCAGCTCCAG AAGAAACAGCAAAAAAGGAAGAGTTTTATTTGGGCTACGAGCAATGGATGCCTAGTCCACCAAAAGTTCAGAAGCCCAGATCTGTATTCAATGCAGCTTCATTAGCATATATTGGCGATTCCATCTACgag CTATATGCGCGAAGACACTTTTTGTTTCCTCCTCTGAGTATTGAAGAATATAATGATCGGGTGATGGCAGTTGTACGTTGTGAAGCACAA GATGCATTGCTCCAAAAACTTTTGCATGACGATTACTTATCGGAACAAGAAAG AAATGTTCTCCGATGGGGAAAGAATATCAATTCAGCTAAAACACGAACCAAAAAGCGTGCTGGTGCAGCAGTGTACAATAGAGCATCTTCACTGGAAACATTG ATTGGTTACCTCTACCTGACAAACTTGAAACGTTTGGAAGAAATCATGCAAAAGTTGGGATTCTCTACCGATTCTTCAATACAGTTGACATTGGATGAAGTAAACG CAATCCAGCAATCTGGTTTACCACATATTGGCGGGCAAAGACAATAG
- the LOC107403752 gene encoding DEAD-box ATP-dependent RNA helicase 20 — protein sequence MSRYDSRSGDPASYRDRRSDSGFGGSTGYAGSVRSSSGKKDYESTEPPRKLDLDGLTRFEKNFYVESPEVAAMSEKEVEEYRQRREITVEGRDVPKPVKSFRDVGFPDYVLQEITRAGFVEPTPIQSQGWPMALRGRDLIGIAETGSGKTLAYLLPAIVHVNAQPILAPGDGPIVLVLAPTRELAVQIQQEAAKFGASSKIKNTCIYGGVPKGPQVRDLQKGVEIVIATPGRLIDMMESHHTNLRRVTYLVLDEADRMLDMGFEPQIRKIVSQIRPDRQTLYWSATWPKEVEQLARQFLYNPYKVTIGSSDLKANHAIRQHVDIVSESQKYNKLVKLLEEIMDGSRILIFMDTKKGCDQITRQLRMDGWPALSIHGDKSQAERDWVLSEFKAGKSPIMTATDVAARGLDVKDVKYVINYDFPGSLEDYVHRIGRTGRAGAKGTAYTFFTAANARFAKELITILEEAGQKVSPELAAMGRGAPPPPSGHGGFRDRGKGYGGGRSWS from the exons ATGAGCCGCTACGACAGCCGCTCCGGTGACCCCGCGTCTTACCGTGACCGAAGAAG TGATTCAGGGTTTGGTGGGTCTACGGGCTATGCTGGCTCGGTGCGTTCCTCATCAGGCAAGAAAGACTATGAGAGTACTGAGCCACCTAGGAAGTTGGATTTGGATGGGTTGACTCGTTTTGAGAAGAACTTTTATGTCGAGTCACCAGAAGTAGCTGCAATGTCGGAAAAAGAAGTTGAGGAGTATAGACAAAGGAGGGAAATTACAGTTGAAGGACGTGATGTTCCAAAACCAGTCAAGAGTTTTCGTGATGTCGGATTTccag ATTATGTTTTGCAAGAAATTACAAGAGCTGGTTTTGTTGAGCCAACACCCATTCAATCTCAAGGATGGCCAATGGCTCTTAGAGGCCGTGATCTCATTGGGATTGCTGAAACAGGATCAGGGAAGACACTTGCATACCTTTTGCCTGCAATTGTCCATGTCAATGCCCAGCCAATTCTAG CTCCTGGAGATGGTCCTATTGTGTTAGTTTTAGCTCCAACTCGTGAACTTGCTGTTCAAATTCAACAGGAAGCTGCTAAATTTGGTGCATCATCAAAGATAAAAAACACATGCATATATGGTGGGGTTCCAAAGGGGCCTCAAGTTCGTGATCTCCAGAAAG GGGTTGAGATTGTAATTGCCACACCTGGTAGGTTGATTGATATGATGGAATCACATCATACAAACTTGCGAAGGGTCACTTATCTCGTGTTGGATGAGGCTGATCGGATGTTAGACATGGGGTTTGAGCCTCAGATACGGAAAATTGTTTCTCAG ATTCGCCCAGACCGTCAAACATTGTACTGGAGTGCTACCTGGCCAAAGGAGGTTGAACAGCTAGCAAGACAGTTCCTTTATAACCCTTATAAA GTGACAATAGGTTCTTCAGATTTGAAAGCGAACCATGCAATCCGCCAGCATGTTGACATTGTTTCTGAAAGTCAGAAATATAACAA aTTGGTAAAGTTGCTGGAGGAAATCATGGATGGCAGCAGAATACTTATATTTATGGATACTAAGAAAGGATGTGATCAGATCACAAGACAGCTTCGAATGGATGGTTGGCCTGCCCTCTCGATACATGGTGATAAAAGTCAAGCAGAGAGGGACTGGGTCCTCTCTGAGTTTAAAGCTGGGAAGAGCCCTATAATGACAGCAACAGATGTTGCAGCTCGTGGTTTAG ATGTGAAGGATGTGAAATATGTTATAAATTATGACTTCCCTGGATCCCTTGAGGACTATGTTCACCGCATAGGGCGTACTGGAAGAGCTGGGGCAAAAGGAACGGCTTATACTTTCTTCACAGCTGCTAATGCTAGATTTGCAAAGGAGCTCATTACCATACTTGAGGAAGCCGGACAAAAGGTCAGTCCTGAATTGGCAGCAATGGGCCGTGGTGCACCTCCTCCCCCTTCAG GTCATGGAGGTTTTCGGGATCGAGGTAAGGGTTATGGTGGTGGTCGTTCTTGGAGTTGA
- the LOC107403820 gene encoding uncharacterized protein LOC107403820 isoform X2 has protein sequence MNMNAVSVVPSSSSPALSAGVRVRSSWDTQQMLPYNPNAPRKLKKNKPTSQPPPTVTLSTSTTRTILTIADLLKRPTPAPEETAKKEEFYLGYEQWMPSPPKVQKPRSVFNAASLAYIGDSIYELYARRHFLFPPLSIEEYNDRVMAVVRCEAQDALLQKLLHDDYLSEQERNVLRWGKNINSAKTRTKKRAGAAVYNRASSLETLIGYLYLTNLKRLEEIMQKLGFSTDSSIQLTLDEVNGGEHKES, from the exons ATGAATATGAACGCGGTATCAGTAGTTCCTTCTTCTTCATCACCGGCACTGAGCGCCGGAGTGAGAGTGAGATCTTCATGGGACACTCAACAGATGCTTCCTTACAATCCCAATGCCCCAAGGAAGCTGAAGAAGAACAAACCCACCTCACAACCCCCACCAACTGTTACCTTATCGACCTCAACCACCCGTACCATCCTCACCATCGCCGACCTCCTTAAACGACCAACTCCAGCTCCAG AAGAAACAGCAAAAAAGGAAGAGTTTTATTTGGGCTACGAGCAATGGATGCCTAGTCCACCAAAAGTTCAGAAGCCCAGATCTGTATTCAATGCAGCTTCATTAGCATATATTGGCGATTCCATCTACgag CTATATGCGCGAAGACACTTTTTGTTTCCTCCTCTGAGTATTGAAGAATATAATGATCGGGTGATGGCAGTTGTACGTTGTGAAGCACAA GATGCATTGCTCCAAAAACTTTTGCATGACGATTACTTATCGGAACAAGAAAG AAATGTTCTCCGATGGGGAAAGAATATCAATTCAGCTAAAACACGAACCAAAAAGCGTGCTGGTGCAGCAGTGTACAATAGAGCATCTTCACTGGAAACATTG ATTGGTTACCTCTACCTGACAAACTTGAAACGTTTGGAAGAAATCATGCAAAAGTTGGGATTCTCTACCGATTCTTCAATACAGTTGACATTGGATGAAGTAAACG GAGGTGAGCACAAGGAAAGTTGA